A window of the Prosthecobacter debontii genome harbors these coding sequences:
- a CDS encoding GDSL-type esterase/lipase family protein, whose amino-acid sequence MRFLIVLLSLLIPASLSWAEAPLRIVLAGDSTVAARTKTDKERPDLTGWGELLPVFMPRTTIINHARGGASSKSFRSLGLWDRVLAEKPDYVLIQFGHNDQPGKGERTTDPKGDYRDNLKRFIEEVRGVGGKPVLITSVARRTFEDGKLVSTLGPYVEAMKAVAAEMKVPVIDLHHTSFLFCSQMGEKFCLRYAPSATDRTHFNTEGARITARFVAEGLQQEVPALRPYLQLVPPPPEELPFDVNLETIHRGYDGETCWVHPRAGAIPGPTPSVVLTMQKLLLTGSDVFFALNEMRTDDLGKTWSEPKPHEETLGRRTKPDGTIIAACDFTPKWHAKSGKLLGTGHTVQYENNKVMHNPQRSTAYAVYDEKERTWSSWSTLDMPKAAKFFNSGAGCVQRFDLENGDILLPIYFKGDGDKYYNVTVLRCAFDGKTLKYIEQGNDLKLESGRGVYEPSLTRYQGRFYLTLRNDTAAYVTTSEDGLHYGPIQPWQFDDGSDLGNYNTQQHWVSHNQGLYLAYNRKGLNNDHIVRHRAPLVMAQVNPETLKVIRSTECILVPERGVRLGNFAVTEVNENETWVTVAEWMQNTPPNIIVPPDNAFGADNSVYVARIRWKK is encoded by the coding sequence ATGCGTTTTTTGATTGTCCTCCTGTCCCTGCTTATTCCGGCCTCACTCTCCTGGGCGGAGGCACCCCTTCGCATCGTGCTGGCAGGGGACTCAACGGTTGCAGCACGCACGAAGACGGACAAAGAAAGGCCTGACCTCACGGGCTGGGGTGAGCTTTTGCCTGTCTTTATGCCCAGGACCACCATCATCAATCACGCCCGAGGTGGGGCCAGTTCCAAGAGCTTCCGTAGCCTCGGTCTGTGGGACAGAGTCCTGGCCGAAAAACCCGATTACGTGCTGATCCAGTTCGGTCACAATGATCAACCCGGCAAAGGTGAACGCACCACCGACCCGAAGGGGGATTACCGGGATAACTTGAAGCGCTTCATCGAAGAAGTGCGTGGCGTCGGCGGTAAACCCGTGCTCATCACCTCTGTCGCCCGCAGAACCTTCGAAGACGGAAAGCTGGTTTCGACGCTTGGACCTTACGTTGAAGCCATGAAGGCCGTGGCCGCAGAAATGAAGGTCCCTGTCATTGATCTCCATCACACAAGCTTTCTCTTTTGCTCCCAGATGGGCGAAAAGTTCTGCCTGCGCTACGCCCCCTCCGCAACGGATCGCACGCATTTCAATACCGAAGGAGCACGCATCACCGCCCGGTTCGTGGCAGAAGGTCTACAACAAGAAGTGCCTGCACTGCGTCCCTATCTGCAATTGGTTCCACCTCCACCTGAGGAACTGCCTTTCGACGTTAACCTGGAGACCATCCATCGGGGTTACGATGGCGAGACCTGCTGGGTCCATCCGCGAGCAGGTGCCATTCCGGGGCCGACGCCGAGCGTGGTACTGACCATGCAAAAGCTCTTGCTCACGGGTAGCGATGTCTTTTTTGCCCTGAATGAGATGCGCACCGATGACCTGGGCAAAACCTGGAGTGAGCCCAAGCCTCACGAAGAAACTTTGGGTCGCCGAACCAAGCCGGACGGCACCATCATAGCCGCATGTGACTTCACCCCCAAATGGCATGCAAAATCCGGCAAGCTTCTCGGCACAGGTCACACGGTTCAGTATGAGAACAATAAGGTGATGCACAATCCTCAGCGCAGCACCGCGTATGCTGTGTATGATGAAAAGGAGCGCACTTGGTCTTCATGGAGCACTTTAGACATGCCCAAGGCAGCCAAGTTCTTTAATTCCGGCGCCGGCTGTGTGCAGCGTTTCGATCTCGAAAACGGCGATATTCTTCTACCCATCTATTTCAAAGGTGATGGTGACAAGTATTACAACGTCACGGTGTTGCGCTGTGCATTCGACGGCAAAACCTTGAAGTATATCGAGCAGGGCAATGACCTGAAATTAGAATCGGGACGGGGTGTCTATGAACCCTCACTCACCCGTTACCAAGGACGCTTTTACCTGACCCTGCGCAACGACACCGCCGCTTACGTCACCACCAGCGAGGATGGTCTGCACTATGGCCCCATCCAGCCATGGCAATTCGATGACGGCAGCGATCTCGGCAACTACAACACCCAACAGCATTGGGTGTCTCATAACCAAGGATTGTATCTGGCTTACAATCGCAAAGGATTGAACAACGACCACATAGTGCGTCACCGTGCACCGTTGGTCATGGCTCAGGTGAACCCGGAAACCCTTAAAGTGATCCGCTCCACCGAATGCATCCTGGTTCCAGAGCGTGGGGTCCGTTTGGGCAACTTCGCCGTCACCGAAGTGAACGAGAATGAGACCTGGGTCACCGTCGCGGAATGGATGCAAAACACGCCGCCCAATATCATCGTCCCACCCGATAACGCCTTTGGCGCGGACAACAGCGTCTATGTCGCGAGAATCCGATGGAAGAAGTGA
- the rnhA gene encoding ribonuclease HI, which translates to MTSVIIYTDGACSGNPGPGGYGVLLQSGKHIKELSQGYRKTTNNRMELLALIKGLELLNRPCEVTLYSDSRYVVDAIQKNWAKSWKARGWVKADKQPAVNADLWDRALKVLEKHKVTLRWVKGHASNEGNNRCDQIAVAASKSGALLVDEGYERAKTPPVSLL; encoded by the coding sequence ATGACCTCCGTGATCATCTACACCGACGGCGCTTGCAGCGGCAATCCCGGCCCTGGGGGCTATGGAGTGCTTCTCCAGAGTGGCAAGCACATCAAGGAACTCTCACAGGGGTATCGCAAGACGACGAACAATCGCATGGAGTTGCTGGCCTTGATCAAAGGCCTCGAACTGCTCAATCGCCCTTGTGAGGTCACGCTTTATTCAGACTCTCGTTATGTCGTGGATGCGATTCAGAAAAACTGGGCCAAGAGCTGGAAAGCACGTGGCTGGGTCAAAGCCGATAAACAACCTGCTGTGAATGCCGATCTCTGGGATCGTGCGCTGAAGGTGCTGGAAAAGCACAAAGTTACGCTGCGTTGGGTGAAGGGCCATGCCTCGAATGAAGGCAACAATCGCTGTGATCAAATTGCCGTGGCCGCTTCGAAGTCTGGAGCCTTGCTGGTGGATGAAGGGTATGAGCGGGCTAAGACGCCACCGGTTTCACTGTTATAG
- a CDS encoding D-glycero-alpha-D-manno-heptose-1,7-bisphosphate 7-phosphatase has translation MSRPAVFFDRDGVVNLSPGPGYVLDWEDFHFSPGILDALKLCKTRGYATVLATSQQGVGKGLMTQATLDDIHARMQARLAEQDAAFDGIYACTCLSKDPGCTCRKPSAEMLLKAAEEHDLDLSRCIMVGDADRDIQMGTNAGVPVTIRIESENPHVIAATHTLPDTTGLAELLKSLLASEA, from the coding sequence ATGAGTCGTCCGGCTGTTTTTTTTGATCGTGATGGGGTGGTGAATCTTTCTCCAGGACCGGGGTATGTTCTGGACTGGGAGGATTTTCATTTCAGCCCAGGCATCCTTGATGCCCTGAAGTTATGCAAAACCCGTGGTTATGCCACGGTCCTGGCCACCAGCCAGCAGGGGGTGGGCAAGGGGCTTATGACCCAAGCGACGCTGGATGATATCCATGCTCGCATGCAGGCCCGTTTGGCTGAGCAGGACGCGGCTTTTGATGGCATCTACGCTTGCACATGCCTTTCCAAAGATCCCGGTTGTACCTGTCGCAAACCAAGTGCCGAAATGCTGCTTAAGGCCGCCGAGGAACATGATCTCGATCTCAGCCGCTGCATCATGGTCGGGGATGCAGATCGCGATATCCAGATGGGGACGAATGCGGGGGTGCCCGTGACCATTCGCATCGAAAGCGAGAACCCCCATGTGATCGCCGCCACCCATACGCTGCCGGATACGACTGGTTTGGCGGAGCTGTTGAAATCTCTCCTTGCTAGCGAAGCATGA
- the ribD gene encoding bifunctional diaminohydroxyphosphoribosylaminopyrimidine deaminase/5-amino-6-(5-phosphoribosylamino)uracil reductase RibD, with amino-acid sequence MPTIDSETDSHWMSLALEQARQGVGFTSPNPAVGAVIVSGGEMIGQGYHRKAGQPHAEIEALRDAQKRAPDQIAGATIYVTLEPCSTQGRTGACTVAIQSAGIQRVVWGADDPNPAHAGRAQELLEAVGVTVTRGVLREACEDLLRPFAKWITTGLPYVIAKAGQSLDGRITRPAGEGQWITSEAARAHSQGLRARVDAILIGAETLRRDNPRLTLRNGSLKEQPWRVVLTRGGDLPAESRLFTDEHQMRTLVLRDLSFKDALKALAAQGITSVLVEGGANVLGQAFREHCVDEVCWYIAPRLCGAGLPVLAGPEWAQSVALDKVSILPIGDNVCIAGLPVWPNFESVIE; translated from the coding sequence ATGCCAACGATCGATTCTGAAACCGACTCTCACTGGATGAGTCTTGCTCTCGAGCAAGCTCGGCAGGGAGTCGGATTCACCAGTCCAAATCCCGCGGTTGGGGCGGTGATCGTGTCTGGTGGGGAAATGATTGGCCAGGGCTACCATCGAAAGGCTGGGCAACCTCACGCGGAGATCGAAGCGCTGAGAGATGCCCAGAAGCGTGCGCCTGACCAAATCGCCGGGGCGACGATTTACGTAACCCTTGAGCCCTGTAGCACGCAAGGTCGCACCGGTGCCTGCACGGTGGCGATTCAGTCCGCAGGCATTCAGAGAGTCGTTTGGGGGGCAGACGATCCCAATCCCGCTCACGCAGGGCGTGCACAAGAGCTGCTCGAAGCGGTGGGAGTGACGGTGACGCGGGGCGTGCTACGTGAGGCATGTGAAGACCTCTTGCGTCCATTTGCCAAATGGATCACCACCGGGCTGCCCTATGTGATTGCCAAAGCTGGACAGAGTCTGGATGGACGAATCACTCGTCCTGCGGGTGAAGGCCAATGGATCACGAGCGAAGCGGCTCGGGCTCATAGCCAAGGGTTGCGTGCGCGGGTGGACGCCATCCTCATTGGGGCAGAAACTTTGCGACGAGATAATCCGCGCCTGACCCTGCGCAATGGCAGTCTCAAAGAGCAGCCCTGGCGAGTGGTGCTCACACGTGGAGGGGACTTGCCTGCGGAGTCGCGTTTGTTCACTGATGAGCATCAAATGCGGACTCTGGTGCTGCGTGACCTCAGCTTTAAAGATGCGCTTAAAGCCCTCGCAGCTCAAGGCATCACCAGCGTTCTGGTGGAAGGGGGCGCCAATGTCCTCGGACAAGCTTTTCGTGAGCATTGCGTGGATGAGGTCTGCTGGTATATCGCGCCCCGTCTATGTGGGGCAGGTTTGCCCGTCTTGGCAGGACCTGAGTGGGCACAGTCTGTCGCTTTGGATAAAGTCTCTATTTTGCCCATTGGAGATAATGTTTGTATCGCAGGCCTGCCTGTTTGGCCTAACTTTGAATCTGTTATTGAATGA
- a CDS encoding sugar phosphate isomerase/epimerase family protein, with protein MNRRDFLYQSAFTTAALTASKLKASTSRPLIGMDHFAVRGTGWKAGQFIDYAASLKLDTCFISELHVFENFEEAYLKSLKEKADNAGLKLYVGTGCVCPTSNTWKDTYGTAEDHLALTIRVAKALGSPVARCYLGNQKDRSSDGGIQKHMEETVKVIQANKSRAEAEGIKIAIENHAGDMQSAELKTLIEAAGKSYVGANIDPGNAVWALEEPLTHLEVLGPLTVCSSVRGSMVWETEEGAMVQWTAVGEGLVDFKAYAKRFAELAPGVPLQVETISGFARPFAFKKDEFWKPFPESYRDSASFAAWLGMMKKGQEIPSFKAPEGPEKKEAEIAYQKAELERSTSWLQTNL; from the coding sequence ATGAACCGCCGCGATTTTCTCTACCAGTCTGCTTTCACCACGGCAGCCCTGACCGCTTCCAAACTGAAAGCCTCCACCTCGCGGCCCCTAATCGGGATGGACCACTTCGCGGTCCGTGGCACGGGCTGGAAGGCAGGGCAATTCATCGACTATGCCGCCAGCTTAAAGCTGGACACCTGCTTCATCTCGGAGCTGCATGTGTTTGAAAACTTCGAAGAAGCTTATCTGAAGAGCCTCAAAGAGAAGGCGGACAACGCCGGGCTGAAACTCTACGTGGGCACAGGCTGTGTGTGCCCCACCTCCAACACCTGGAAAGACACTTACGGCACGGCGGAGGATCACCTCGCTCTGACCATTCGTGTGGCGAAGGCCCTGGGCTCTCCCGTGGCTCGTTGTTACTTGGGCAATCAGAAGGACCGTAGCAGCGATGGCGGCATCCAGAAGCACATGGAGGAAACCGTCAAAGTCATCCAGGCCAACAAGTCTCGCGCCGAAGCTGAAGGCATCAAAATCGCCATCGAAAACCATGCGGGGGACATGCAGTCCGCAGAATTGAAAACCTTGATTGAAGCGGCAGGCAAAAGTTATGTCGGAGCCAATATTGACCCCGGAAACGCCGTGTGGGCTCTGGAAGAACCTCTGACACACCTGGAAGTCCTGGGGCCACTGACGGTCTGCTCCAGCGTCCGTGGCAGCATGGTCTGGGAAACTGAGGAAGGTGCCATGGTCCAGTGGACCGCCGTGGGAGAGGGCTTGGTGGATTTTAAAGCTTATGCCAAACGTTTTGCTGAGCTGGCCCCTGGCGTTCCTCTTCAGGTGGAGACCATCTCCGGCTTTGCCCGCCCCTTCGCATTTAAAAAAGACGAGTTCTGGAAACCCTTTCCGGAGAGCTATCGGGACTCAGCCAGTTTTGCCGCTTGGCTCGGCATGATGAAAAAAGGCCAGGAAATCCCCAGCTTCAAAGCCCCCGAAGGTCCCGAGAAAAAAGAGGCCGAAATCGCTTATCAGAAGGCCGAGCTGGAGCGAAGCACCTCCTGGCTACAGACTAATCTATAG
- a CDS encoding hybrid sensor histidine kinase/response regulator — translation MTLSPDTLRPETLAELEAGLHQMKTANYFLRVAVDQVPEAVMILEAETHEKSGPKVLFSNATAAALIGVEPEKGLRGMGIADLAAGDMDASVLLDALNRAVENGGAYECEAMIQNFYGQPPQRCRWRVRAVFNSLRKLLNFTLVVTPLQGNSRATMAALRSDDLDAQSEQLKQDNLAALAQGIAHDVNNLLGPVTMRLSDLLQQVQGQPALKEELQLIFGGLKRARQFTSQVVTACKAKTREKQPIDLGSIIHDTVKFAGAGSNAHLRVRLAPGLRWPIADAVKISQVLQNLILNGIQSMPQGGYMDVDAENADIGPGEDSILKPGMYVRVVVRDRGCGIPPENLERLFKETFTTKPDGNGIGLTTCKLFVHAHEGDIRVSSRLNIGTEFTIYLPAVPAKEAPGHSEKDHAPVPLKKGQGRVLIVDDEDDLRKVAQIILMRCGYEVLECDNGQDAVKIYQSLARTGTPPDVVLMDLTLRGGMNGGETAEEILRYDPEARLVVTSGSVNEDVQMTFLEKGFVAVLPKPYEAGELTQVVHRVVTMMSRA, via the coding sequence ATGACTCTTTCTCCCGATACCCTGCGCCCCGAGACTCTGGCTGAATTAGAAGCTGGCCTACACCAAATGAAAACGGCCAACTACTTCCTACGAGTGGCCGTGGATCAGGTTCCAGAAGCGGTGATGATCCTGGAAGCCGAAACGCATGAGAAGTCCGGCCCCAAGGTTCTTTTCAGCAATGCCACAGCGGCCGCTTTGATTGGAGTCGAACCTGAGAAAGGGCTTCGCGGCATGGGGATCGCCGATCTCGCAGCCGGAGACATGGATGCATCCGTTCTTCTGGATGCCCTCAACCGTGCGGTGGAAAACGGGGGCGCTTACGAGTGCGAGGCGATGATCCAGAACTTCTACGGTCAACCTCCCCAACGCTGCCGCTGGCGCGTGCGCGCCGTTTTCAACAGCCTCCGCAAGCTTCTCAATTTCACCCTCGTCGTCACCCCCCTTCAGGGCAATTCCCGCGCCACCATGGCTGCCCTCCGCAGTGACGATCTCGACGCTCAATCAGAACAACTGAAGCAAGACAACTTGGCCGCTCTTGCTCAAGGCATTGCTCACGATGTCAATAATTTGTTAGGCCCAGTCACCATGCGCCTTTCAGATCTTCTCCAACAGGTGCAGGGGCAGCCTGCCTTGAAAGAAGAGCTTCAGCTCATCTTTGGCGGTCTCAAGCGAGCACGTCAGTTCACCTCCCAGGTGGTCACTGCATGCAAAGCCAAAACCCGCGAAAAGCAGCCGATCGATCTCGGTTCCATCATTCATGATACGGTGAAGTTTGCCGGCGCAGGCTCGAATGCTCACCTCCGAGTCCGTCTGGCCCCAGGGCTACGTTGGCCCATCGCCGATGCCGTGAAGATCAGTCAAGTCCTTCAGAATCTCATCCTCAACGGCATCCAATCCATGCCCCAAGGTGGCTACATGGACGTTGACGCTGAAAACGCCGACATTGGCCCCGGTGAAGACTCCATCTTAAAACCAGGCATGTATGTTCGGGTGGTCGTTCGTGACCGCGGTTGTGGTATCCCGCCCGAAAATCTGGAGCGCCTGTTCAAAGAGACCTTCACCACCAAGCCAGACGGTAATGGCATCGGCCTAACCACCTGCAAACTTTTTGTACATGCTCATGAAGGAGATATCCGCGTCTCCTCACGCCTGAACATCGGCACCGAATTCACGATTTATCTGCCTGCTGTTCCTGCAAAGGAGGCACCTGGCCATTCGGAAAAAGATCATGCCCCGGTGCCCTTGAAAAAAGGACAAGGTCGCGTGCTCATCGTGGATGATGAAGACGATCTCCGAAAGGTCGCCCAAATCATCCTCATGCGCTGCGGCTACGAGGTCCTCGAATGCGATAACGGTCAAGATGCCGTCAAGATCTATCAGAGCCTAGCCCGCACCGGCACACCGCCAGATGTCGTACTCATGGACTTGACCCTACGCGGTGGCATGAATGGCGGCGAGACTGCGGAAGAAATTTTGCGTTATGATCCTGAAGCACGCTTGGTCGTAACCAGCGGCAGCGTCAACGAAGATGTCCAGATGACCTTCCTGGAAAAAGGTTTCGTCGCCGTGCTGCCTAAACCTTACGAGGCAGGTGAACTCACCCAAGTCGTGCACCGCGTGGTGACGATGATGAGCCGTGCCTAA